The following proteins come from a genomic window of Hymenobacter canadensis:
- the pseC gene encoding UDP-4-amino-4,6-dideoxy-N-acetyl-beta-L-altrosamine transaminase, producing the protein MSVPVFQPTRPIAYGRQHITDDDVRAVVETLHSDYLTQGPKVAEFEEKFAAYMGARYAVAVSNGTAALHLCALALGVQPGQRVITTPITFAASANCVRYCGGEVHFADIDPATALIDLQQVRRLLESYPRGHFHGLIPVDFAGLPVNLEAARQLCDEFGLWMIEDSCHSPGGFFTDLQGREQRCGNGQFADLAIFSFHPVKHIATGEGGMITTNREDLYRELLKLRTHGITKDPAQMQRNDGGWYMEMQELGYNYRMPDMLCALGISQLTRADEGLARRRQLAARYDAAFADLPAVRPLACTPGHAYHLYVIQVPDRKGLYDFLRTREIFAQVHYIPVHTMPYYQGLGWQPGDFPLAEAYYAHCLSIPLFPSLTDDEQQYVIDCIREFVAG; encoded by the coding sequence ATGAGTGTTCCTGTTTTCCAGCCCACCCGCCCCATCGCCTACGGCCGCCAGCACATCACCGACGACGACGTGCGGGCCGTGGTGGAAACCCTGCACTCTGACTACCTCACGCAGGGGCCGAAAGTGGCGGAGTTCGAGGAAAAGTTTGCCGCCTACATGGGCGCCCGGTACGCGGTGGCCGTGAGCAACGGCACGGCGGCGCTGCACCTGTGCGCGCTGGCGCTGGGCGTGCAGCCCGGCCAGCGGGTCATCACCACGCCCATCACCTTCGCGGCGTCGGCCAACTGCGTGCGCTACTGCGGCGGCGAGGTGCACTTCGCCGACATTGACCCGGCCACGGCCCTGATTGACTTGCAACAGGTGCGCCGGCTGCTGGAAAGCTACCCCCGGGGCCACTTCCACGGCCTGATTCCGGTGGATTTTGCTGGCTTGCCCGTGAACCTGGAAGCCGCCCGCCAACTCTGCGACGAGTTTGGCCTGTGGATGATAGAAGACTCCTGCCACTCACCTGGCGGCTTCTTCACGGACTTGCAGGGCCGGGAGCAGCGCTGCGGAAACGGGCAGTTTGCTGATCTGGCCATTTTCAGCTTCCACCCCGTCAAGCACATTGCTACCGGCGAGGGCGGCATGATTACCACCAACCGCGAAGACCTGTACCGGGAGCTACTTAAGCTGCGCACCCACGGCATCACCAAAGACCCCGCCCAGATGCAGCGCAACGACGGCGGCTGGTACATGGAAATGCAGGAGCTGGGCTACAACTACCGGATGCCCGACATGCTCTGCGCGCTGGGCATCAGCCAGCTGACCCGCGCCGACGAGGGCCTGGCCCGCCGCCGCCAGTTGGCCGCCCGCTACGATGCCGCCTTTGCCGACCTGCCCGCTGTGCGGCCGCTAGCTTGCACGCCCGGCCACGCCTACCACCTCTACGTGATTCAGGTGCCCGACCGCAAAGGCCTCTACGACTTTCTCCGAACCCGGGAAATCTTTGCGCAGGTGCACTACATTCCGGTGCACACTATGCCCTACTACCAGGGCCTGGGCTGGCAGCCCGGCGACTTCCCGCTGGCCGAAGCCTACTACGCCCACTGCCTCAGCATCCCGCTGTTCCCGAGCCTCACCGACGACGAGCAGCAGTACGTCATCGACTGCATCCGGGAATTTGTGGCGGGGTAG
- the pseB gene encoding UDP-N-acetylglucosamine 4,6-dehydratase (inverting) has product MALDLNHKSILVTGGTGSFGKQFVQTVFEQFPQVKRLVVYSRDELKQYEMSQTFPQAKYPAIRYFIGDVRDGERLKRACEGIDIIVHAAALKQVPAAEYNPMECIKTNIFGAENVINAALDCGVKEVVALSTDKAAAPINLYGATKLCSDKLFVAANNMKGARDLRFSVVRYGNVIGSRGSVVPFFMQRRETGVLPITHPDMTRFHISLEQGVDLVLYALENSWGGEIFVPKIPSYVITEVAKAIGPDCRQEIVGIRPGEKLHEEMITSTDALSTVELPKYYVILPFTPQWDVEQFIQHFNGKRVPEGFHYDSANNDDWLDAEQIREEIRLHVDADFVV; this is encoded by the coding sequence ATGGCCCTCGACCTCAACCATAAATCCATCCTGGTAACCGGCGGTACCGGCTCCTTCGGCAAGCAGTTTGTGCAGACTGTATTCGAGCAGTTTCCACAGGTGAAGCGCCTAGTGGTGTACTCGCGCGATGAGCTGAAGCAGTACGAAATGTCGCAGACGTTTCCGCAGGCTAAGTACCCCGCCATCCGCTACTTCATCGGGGATGTGCGCGACGGCGAGCGGCTGAAGCGGGCCTGCGAAGGTATCGACATCATTGTGCACGCCGCCGCCCTCAAGCAGGTGCCCGCCGCCGAGTACAACCCGATGGAGTGCATCAAAACCAACATCTTCGGGGCCGAAAACGTGATTAACGCCGCCCTCGACTGCGGCGTGAAGGAAGTGGTGGCCCTGAGCACCGACAAGGCCGCCGCCCCCATTAACCTCTACGGCGCCACCAAGCTCTGCTCCGACAAGCTGTTTGTGGCCGCCAACAACATGAAAGGTGCCCGCGACCTGCGCTTCTCGGTGGTGCGCTATGGCAACGTAATCGGCTCCCGCGGCTCGGTAGTGCCCTTCTTTATGCAGCGCCGCGAAACCGGCGTGCTGCCCATCACCCACCCCGACATGACGCGCTTCCACATCTCGCTGGAACAGGGCGTAGATTTGGTGTTATATGCGCTGGAAAACAGCTGGGGCGGCGAAATCTTCGTGCCCAAGATTCCGAGCTATGTCATCACGGAAGTGGCCAAGGCCATCGGCCCCGACTGCCGGCAGGAAATCGTGGGCATCCGGCCCGGCGAGAAGCTGCACGAGGAAATGATAACCTCCACTGACGCCCTCAGCACAGTGGAGCTGCCCAAATATTACGTTATCCTGCCCTTTACGCCGCAGTGGGATGTGGAGCAGTTCATCCAGCATTTCAACGGCAAGCGCGTGCCCGAAGGCTTCCACTACGACTCGGCCAACAACGACGACTGGCTGGACGCCGAGCAGATCCGCGAGGAAATCCGGCTGCACGTGGATGCGGATTTTGTGGTGTAG
- a CDS encoding glycosyltransferase family 4 protein: MSAARPLRLLVITYYWPPSGGAGVQRSLKFVKHLPALGVEPTVITVDPEKGAYPVLDHSLAAEVPAGVRVIRTGTSEPFGSYKKLTGRQQIPYGGFVGESKTSLAQRFFKFVRGNLFIPDARRGWNRHALQAVAELIAQGEQFDAVLTSSPPHSTQLIGLALKQRYGLRWLADLRDPWTDIYYHQELNQTPLARRLDARYERQVLEQADIVLTTSADTRQLFLGKSPGLPPGKFHVLPNGYDESDFQLPSEPPTEALLITHTGTISETYHIELWLSAVAECARRHPAVPLRLRFVGKVSDGVQRQLADNGLLPITELVPFVPHDESVGYLRRATVLLMAIPDVPHNLGILPGKIFEYLAANKPVICIGPAGSDADLLLRECGAGQAFTYGAYEAMLAHLEELVAQWQINPSLDLPSLGHARYSRRALTEQLVALVRGGVA, encoded by the coding sequence GTGTCTGCTGCCCGCCCGCTTCGTTTGCTTGTCATCACCTACTACTGGCCGCCGTCGGGTGGGGCGGGCGTGCAGCGCAGCCTCAAGTTCGTGAAGCACCTGCCGGCGCTGGGCGTCGAGCCCACGGTCATTACCGTCGACCCCGAAAAAGGCGCGTATCCGGTGCTGGACCATTCGCTGGCGGCCGAAGTACCGGCCGGCGTGCGCGTGATTCGCACGGGCACTTCCGAGCCGTTTGGCTCCTACAAGAAGCTCACGGGGCGCCAGCAGATTCCGTATGGCGGCTTCGTGGGCGAAAGCAAAACCAGTTTGGCGCAACGCTTTTTCAAGTTTGTGCGCGGCAACCTGTTCATTCCGGATGCCCGCCGCGGCTGGAACCGCCACGCCCTGCAGGCCGTGGCCGAGCTGATAGCGCAAGGCGAGCAGTTCGACGCCGTGCTGACCAGCTCGCCACCGCACTCCACCCAGCTTATCGGGCTGGCCCTGAAGCAGCGCTACGGCCTGCGCTGGCTGGCCGACCTGCGCGACCCCTGGACCGACATCTACTATCACCAAGAGCTCAACCAGACGCCGCTGGCCCGCCGGCTGGATGCACGCTACGAGCGGCAGGTACTGGAGCAGGCCGATATCGTACTGACTACCAGCGCCGACACGCGCCAGCTGTTCCTGGGCAAGTCGCCTGGGCTGCCGCCCGGCAAGTTCCACGTGCTGCCCAACGGCTACGACGAAAGCGACTTTCAGCTTCCTTCCGAGCCGCCGACTGAAGCGCTGCTCATCACCCACACCGGCACCATCTCCGAAACCTACCACATTGAGCTGTGGCTGAGTGCCGTGGCCGAGTGCGCACGCCGCCACCCGGCAGTGCCGCTGCGGCTGCGCTTCGTGGGCAAGGTGTCGGACGGGGTGCAGCGCCAGCTGGCCGACAACGGCCTGCTGCCCATCACGGAGCTGGTGCCGTTTGTGCCGCACGATGAGTCGGTGGGCTACCTGCGCCGGGCCACGGTGCTGCTGATGGCCATTCCGGACGTGCCGCACAACCTGGGCATTCTGCCGGGCAAGATATTCGAGTATCTGGCGGCCAACAAGCCCGTTATCTGCATCGGCCCCGCCGGCTCCGACGCCGACCTGCTGCTGCGGGAGTGCGGCGCCGGCCAGGCGTTTACGTACGGCGCTTACGAGGCCATGCTGGCGCATCTGGAGGAGCTGGTGGCGCAGTGGCAGATCAACCCTTCGCTGGATCTGCCCTCGCTCGGCCACGCCCGCTACTCGCGCCGCGCCCTCACGGAGCAGCTGGTGGCGCTGGTGCGGGGTGGTGTAGCATAG
- the ffh gene encoding signal recognition particle protein, translating into MFDNLSTKLDKAFKTLKGQGSITEINVAATVKEIRRALVDADVNYKVAKEVTDKIKDEAMGRDVLISVSPGQLMTKIVYDELTQLMGGEKQDIVIKGEPAVILLSGLQGSGKTTFAGKLAAYLKKQNRTVLLVACDVYRPAAIDQLKVLGTQVDVEVYSEPENKNPVDISRNAIEYARKNNKKVVIIDTAGRLAVDEQMMNEIEAVKRAINPSETLFVVDSMTGQDAVNTAKTFNDRLNFDGVVLTKLDGDSRGGAALSIRAVVEKPIKFISTGEKMEALDMFYPDRMAQRILGMGDVISLVERAQQQFDEDEAKRINQKIRKNQFNFDDFLSQLEQIKKMGNLKDLVGMIPGMSKAIKDVDIDDDAFKPIEAIIQSMTPAERAQPELLNGSRRRRLAKGSGTDIQQVNNLMKQFEDMRKMMRTMNKMSQTKGGMQQMARMMGMKGPLR; encoded by the coding sequence ATGTTCGATAACCTCAGTACCAAGCTCGATAAAGCCTTTAAAACCCTCAAGGGCCAGGGCAGCATCACCGAAATTAACGTCGCCGCGACCGTTAAGGAAATCCGCCGCGCCCTCGTCGATGCCGACGTCAACTACAAGGTAGCCAAGGAGGTAACCGACAAAATCAAGGACGAGGCCATGGGCCGCGACGTGCTCATCAGCGTGTCGCCGGGCCAGCTCATGACCAAAATCGTCTACGATGAGCTCACCCAGCTCATGGGCGGCGAAAAGCAGGACATCGTTATCAAGGGCGAGCCGGCGGTGATACTGCTGTCGGGCCTGCAGGGCTCGGGCAAAACCACGTTTGCGGGCAAGCTGGCCGCTTACCTCAAGAAGCAGAACCGCACGGTGCTGCTCGTGGCCTGCGACGTGTACCGCCCCGCCGCCATCGACCAGCTGAAGGTGCTGGGTACGCAGGTGGACGTGGAGGTGTACTCGGAGCCCGAGAACAAGAACCCGGTGGACATTTCGCGCAATGCCATTGAGTACGCGCGCAAAAACAACAAGAAGGTCGTCATCATCGACACCGCCGGCCGCCTGGCCGTGGATGAGCAGATGATGAATGAGATTGAGGCCGTGAAGCGCGCCATCAATCCTTCCGAAACGCTGTTCGTGGTGGATTCCATGACCGGCCAGGACGCCGTGAACACCGCCAAAACCTTCAACGACCGGCTGAACTTCGACGGCGTGGTGCTCACCAAGCTCGACGGCGACTCGCGTGGCGGTGCGGCTCTGAGCATCCGGGCCGTGGTGGAGAAACCCATCAAGTTCATCTCCACGGGCGAGAAAATGGAGGCCCTGGATATGTTCTATCCCGACCGGATGGCGCAGCGGATCCTGGGCATGGGCGACGTTATCAGCCTGGTAGAGCGTGCGCAGCAGCAGTTCGACGAGGACGAGGCCAAGCGCATCAACCAGAAGATCCGCAAAAACCAGTTCAACTTCGATGACTTCCTCTCGCAGCTGGAGCAGATCAAGAAGATGGGCAACCTGAAGGATCTGGTGGGCATGATTCCGGGCATGAGCAAGGCCATCAAGGACGTGGACATCGACGACGATGCCTTCAAGCCAATTGAGGCCATCATCCAGAGCATGACGCCCGCCGAACGTGCCCAGCCCGAGCTGCTGAACGGCTCGCGCCGCCGCCGCCTGGCCAAAGGCTCCGGCACCGATATTCAGCAGGTCAACAACCTGATGAAGCAGTTCGAGGACATGCGCAAAATGATGCGTACCATGAACAAGATGAGCCAGACCAAAGGCGGCATGCAGCAAATGGCCCGCATGATGGGCATGAAAGGTCCGCTGCGCTAA
- a CDS encoding heparinase II/III domain-containing protein encodes MFCLSSHAQTGAWLPAGANAAYPRTLLQAADIPAVQATLAGSRSAYTLYAGLYAGTGATPPTDNTSSGGRRARATFAKNTAFVLLLNRRPDGAALVPLTEAEQAALLSGAQSALETLNFAVEPFASFAGASYTEWQWRSKELIDYLIAYDLLRGAAVPEAALATAKARLQTFAGNLYQQSNQPFFGVSFYATIKNNHTLMTAAALGMAAVVLNDATSLNTQQQPQNWINAGIYHLDNVLWQDAQRQSDPAVVAGYAEGPYYFKYAFLNCLPFFRAMGHFLPAGTLPYTVGSRTRDIPNPYYDPRYSRLYDWITAILLPDGRLPALEDSYVDMGMPELALTGQRRYVRPLALRNLAPQQLNTLSSQLRDITVDMRAAYLAANLQPLAAPADSGLTVLPASGNLVFRSGPDTLATYLHLYGKNGAAQTNSGGHSQADAGSFLLHAHGQLLALDAGYLSYSRRAEVGNATNHNLVLVDGAGPAIGTTGAANDAAAFVQNTFQTSGLRYGEVQTSYQQASITRKVLFVRGTYFLLADALAAPVPHTYTWQLHGYGLAGGTAGTGTFTDSLTVGAGIWHKNGVQLRAQVVATGGTTYTAATGSHELTYNTPEQHTTLLAHATGTSPQFLAALYPYTSAAPRLLAASTASTATLSSHAAFTDVVFAQADTVLSTVVSALPEMVAADGRLNFYSTDSLGNFAQLFVQDGRLLQYGPQPMLQASRRATLSWQQLSGTQYEGYASRATELVLALHFVPGNVTGAGVRSFTYDASTRQLTLTLIQAGRFFVSAAARPLPVELVRFGAGRQPDGTVRLSWQTASELRNAGFTVERRTAATTFRAVGSRPGRGTTAAPTSYTIDDLTPPIEPTYYRLVQTDHDNATTYSAVVIVPGVVRQPRVLVQPVPASQELTVSFAGAALGQQVQLFNALGQLALQAPYQPQTRLNISHLPPGLYQLRLVDTYGQPLAPTEKILIVR; translated from the coding sequence ATGTTCTGCCTGAGCAGCCATGCCCAAACCGGCGCCTGGCTGCCTGCCGGCGCTAACGCGGCATATCCGCGCACCCTGCTGCAGGCCGCCGACATTCCGGCCGTGCAGGCTACGCTGGCCGGCAGCCGCAGCGCCTACACGCTCTACGCCGGCCTGTATGCCGGCACCGGTGCCACCCCACCCACTGATAACACCTCTTCCGGCGGCCGGCGGGCGCGGGCCACATTTGCCAAAAATACGGCTTTCGTGCTGCTGCTGAACCGCCGGCCCGATGGCGCGGCACTGGTGCCGCTCACCGAGGCCGAGCAAGCGGCGCTGCTGAGCGGCGCGCAGTCGGCCCTGGAAACGCTGAACTTTGCCGTAGAACCGTTTGCCAGCTTTGCGGGAGCCAGCTATACGGAGTGGCAGTGGCGCTCCAAGGAGCTGATTGACTACCTGATTGCCTACGACCTGCTGCGGGGTGCCGCCGTGCCGGAGGCTGCGCTGGCCACGGCCAAAGCCCGCCTGCAGACGTTTGCCGGCAACCTGTACCAGCAAAGCAACCAGCCGTTTTTCGGGGTGAGCTTCTACGCCACCATCAAAAACAACCACACCCTGATGACAGCCGCCGCACTGGGCATGGCGGCCGTGGTGCTGAACGATGCCACCAGCCTCAACACCCAGCAGCAGCCCCAGAACTGGATCAATGCGGGCATATACCACCTCGACAACGTGCTGTGGCAGGATGCGCAGCGGCAGTCGGACCCGGCGGTGGTAGCCGGCTACGCTGAGGGGCCGTATTATTTCAAGTATGCCTTTCTCAACTGTCTGCCCTTCTTCCGGGCGATGGGCCACTTTCTGCCGGCCGGCACGCTACCCTACACCGTGGGCAGCCGCACCCGCGACATCCCCAACCCCTACTACGACCCGCGCTACTCCCGCCTATACGACTGGATTACGGCCATTTTGCTACCCGACGGCCGGCTGCCGGCCCTGGAAGACTCCTACGTGGATATGGGCATGCCCGAGTTGGCCCTCACCGGCCAGCGCCGCTACGTGCGCCCCCTGGCGCTCCGCAACCTGGCTCCTCAGCAGCTCAACACCCTCAGCAGCCAGCTGCGCGACATCACCGTGGACATGCGCGCGGCCTACCTGGCCGCCAACCTTCAGCCGCTGGCCGCCCCCGCCGATTCGGGCCTGACGGTGCTGCCCGCCAGCGGTAACCTAGTGTTCCGGAGCGGCCCCGACACGCTGGCCACCTACCTGCACCTGTACGGCAAAAACGGCGCGGCCCAGACCAATTCCGGCGGCCACAGCCAAGCCGATGCCGGCAGCTTTCTACTGCACGCCCACGGCCAACTGCTGGCCCTCGATGCCGGCTACCTCAGCTACAGCCGCCGCGCCGAAGTTGGCAACGCCACCAACCACAACCTGGTGCTGGTCGACGGGGCCGGCCCAGCTATCGGCACAACCGGTGCGGCCAACGATGCCGCGGCCTTCGTCCAGAACACCTTCCAGACCAGCGGCCTGCGTTACGGCGAGGTACAAACCAGCTACCAGCAGGCCAGCATCACGCGGAAGGTGCTGTTTGTGCGCGGCACCTACTTTCTGCTGGCTGATGCGCTGGCCGCGCCAGTGCCGCACACCTACACCTGGCAGCTGCACGGCTACGGCCTGGCCGGCGGCACAGCCGGCACCGGCACCTTCACCGACAGCCTGACGGTGGGCGCCGGCATCTGGCACAAAAACGGCGTGCAGCTGCGGGCCCAGGTGGTGGCCACGGGCGGCACCACCTACACGGCCGCCACCGGCAGCCATGAGCTCACCTACAACACGCCAGAGCAGCACACCACGCTGCTGGCGCACGCCACCGGCACCAGCCCGCAGTTTCTGGCGGCCCTGTATCCGTACACGTCGGCCGCGCCGCGCCTGCTGGCGGCCAGCACCGCCAGCACGGCCACGCTCAGCAGCCATGCCGCCTTCACCGACGTGGTCTTCGCCCAGGCCGATACGGTGCTGAGCACGGTGGTGTCGGCGCTGCCTGAAATGGTAGCGGCCGATGGACGCCTGAACTTCTACTCCACCGATTCGCTGGGCAACTTCGCCCAGCTGTTTGTGCAGGACGGGCGGCTTCTGCAGTATGGCCCCCAGCCCATGCTGCAGGCCAGCCGCCGCGCCACCCTGAGCTGGCAGCAGCTGAGTGGCACCCAATACGAAGGGTACGCCAGCCGCGCCACTGAACTGGTGCTGGCTCTGCATTTCGTGCCGGGCAACGTCACGGGCGCCGGGGTGCGCAGCTTCACTTATGATGCCAGCACCCGCCAGCTGACCCTCACCCTCATTCAGGCGGGCCGCTTCTTCGTGTCGGCGGCCGCGCGGCCGCTGCCGGTGGAGCTAGTGCGTTTCGGGGCCGGCCGCCAGCCCGACGGCACCGTACGCCTCAGCTGGCAAACCGCCTCCGAGCTGCGCAACGCCGGTTTCACGGTGGAGCGCCGCACCGCCGCCACCACCTTCCGGGCAGTAGGCAGCCGGCCCGGCCGCGGCACCACGGCCGCTCCCACCAGCTATACCATTGATGACCTCACGCCCCCCATCGAGCCGACGTATTACCGGCTCGTGCAGACCGACCACGACAACGCAACCACCTACTCGGCCGTGGTGATAGTGCCCGGCGTTGTCCGGCAGCCCAGGGTGCTGGTGCAGCCCGTTCCGGCCAGCCAGGAGCTGACCGTTTCGTTTGCGGGGGCAGCGCTTGGCCAGCAGGTGCAGCTGTTCAACGCACTGGGGCAGCTGGCTTTGCAAGCGCCTTACCAGCCACAAACCCGCCTTAACATCAGCCACCTACCGCCCGGCCTATACCAGCTACGGCTGGTTGATACCTACGGCCAGCCCCTGGCCCCCACCGAAAAAATACTGATTGTGCGGTAA
- a CDS encoding nucleoside deaminase — MEAPNPEFMREAIRLSIEKMQAGHGGPFGCVIVKDGQIIARGFNQVTSTHDPTCHAEVDAIRKACATLGTFQLNGCDLYTSCEPCPMCLGAIYWARPRRVFYGNTKADAAAIGFDDQFIYDEIEKPLSDRQIPMTELLRDEATAGFRAWEQHESRTDY, encoded by the coding sequence ATGGAAGCTCCCAACCCCGAATTCATGCGCGAAGCCATTCGCCTGTCTATTGAGAAGATGCAGGCCGGCCACGGCGGGCCGTTTGGCTGCGTCATCGTCAAAGACGGCCAGATCATTGCCCGCGGCTTCAACCAAGTCACCAGCACCCACGACCCCACCTGCCACGCCGAGGTGGATGCCATCCGGAAAGCCTGCGCCACACTGGGCACCTTCCAGCTCAACGGCTGCGACCTGTATACCAGCTGTGAGCCCTGCCCCATGTGCCTGGGCGCCATCTACTGGGCCCGCCCGCGCCGGGTGTTCTACGGCAACACCAAGGCCGATGCCGCCGCCATCGGCTTCGATGACCAGTTCATCTACGATGAAATTGAGAAGCCCCTCTCCGACCGGCAGATTCCCATGACCGAGTTGCTCCGCGACGAAGCCACGGCTGGTTTCCGGGCCTGGGAACAGCACGAAAGCCGCACAGATTATTAA
- a CDS encoding CHRD domain-containing protein, which translates to MKQFLTRLLLLCTLLGSSSAFADHLRAHLLLGASLSGAQEVPAVTTAARGAVSFTLNPTRDTLFISGSFTGLSGPITMAHTHNGFRGVAGPVVTDLFRFIRGNRIQGFLTGADIDRGKLDRYLRGGYYLNIHTAANPGGEIRGQIEVEKDEEFVASLSGAQEVPPVTTNGVGVGTFNLAQSQDKLKFRVVVGGLSGPITMCHFHQGAAGAAGPVVLDLMSFVSGNVIEGEVAPTPAIVTAMLAGQIYINVHTAANPGGEIRGQLIRDARYLSHDARLDGAQMVPAVTTTARAVSFLRLNTTLDSLRLFVAHTGLSGAPTNFTLFQADAGQANPAAPIANVAIPAGTPAAFSVLFTSPTPALINLFLQGGVNMVFTTAANPNGEIRGQVYRLAREGYTFSMNGAQERPTPVVSAGYGSGFVSMDRDQSNVHFSMAWGGLSGPVTVGHFHSALRTQAGPVVFDLAPFFGPSGGAAISAEGFWQPTGNAGTNATRPFTARRALQFRRDSMYVNIHTAANPGGEIRGQVFRGAKDLSIVLATQPAALVAESFAAYPNPVRDALTVTFEARRANSGTLQIQDLLGRTVATQAIAVRAGANRQTLLLPGVAPGVYLLTVESEGSRMVSRIVKE; encoded by the coding sequence ATGAAACAATTTCTTACTCGTTTGCTGCTGCTGTGCACGCTACTCGGCAGTAGCTCGGCTTTTGCCGACCACCTGCGGGCACATTTGCTATTGGGGGCTTCGCTCAGCGGGGCCCAGGAAGTGCCAGCCGTCACGACGGCTGCCCGCGGGGCCGTCAGCTTCACGCTCAATCCTACCCGCGACACACTCTTTATTTCGGGCTCCTTCACGGGGCTGAGCGGCCCGATTACGATGGCCCACACCCACAACGGCTTTCGCGGCGTGGCCGGGCCAGTCGTGACGGATCTGTTCCGCTTTATCCGCGGCAACCGCATCCAGGGCTTCCTGACCGGGGCCGACATTGACCGGGGCAAGCTGGACCGCTACCTGCGGGGCGGCTACTACCTCAACATTCATACGGCGGCCAACCCCGGCGGTGAAATCCGGGGTCAGATTGAGGTGGAGAAGGACGAAGAGTTTGTGGCGTCGCTATCGGGCGCGCAGGAAGTGCCGCCCGTAACAACCAACGGCGTAGGCGTTGGCACGTTCAATCTGGCGCAGAGCCAGGACAAGCTGAAGTTTCGGGTAGTGGTAGGCGGGCTGAGCGGCCCGATTACCATGTGCCATTTCCACCAAGGTGCCGCCGGTGCCGCAGGCCCCGTGGTGCTGGACCTGATGTCGTTTGTAAGCGGCAACGTAATTGAGGGCGAGGTGGCGCCCACGCCCGCCATCGTGACGGCTATGCTGGCCGGGCAGATCTACATCAACGTGCATACGGCCGCCAACCCTGGCGGCGAAATTCGGGGCCAGTTGATCCGGGATGCGCGCTACCTGAGCCACGATGCCCGCCTCGACGGGGCGCAAATGGTGCCGGCTGTCACGACGACGGCCCGGGCCGTCTCGTTTCTGCGGCTTAATACCACGCTGGATTCGCTTCGGCTTTTTGTGGCTCACACCGGCCTGAGCGGTGCGCCCACCAACTTCACGCTGTTTCAGGCAGATGCCGGGCAGGCTAACCCGGCTGCTCCGATAGCCAACGTCGCCATTCCGGCCGGAACCCCGGCGGCGTTTTCGGTACTGTTCACGAGTCCAACCCCGGCGCTGATAAACCTGTTTCTGCAGGGTGGCGTGAACATGGTTTTCACCACAGCCGCTAATCCCAATGGTGAAATTCGCGGTCAGGTTTACCGCTTAGCGCGGGAAGGCTATACGTTCTCGATGAATGGCGCCCAAGAGCGGCCTACGCCCGTCGTCAGCGCTGGCTACGGCTCCGGCTTCGTGAGCATGGACCGCGACCAGAGCAACGTGCACTTCAGTATGGCCTGGGGCGGCTTGAGTGGCCCCGTCACAGTAGGGCACTTCCATTCGGCGCTACGCACGCAGGCTGGCCCGGTGGTGTTTGATCTGGCGCCATTTTTCGGGCCCAGCGGCGGAGCCGCCATTTCGGCCGAGGGTTTCTGGCAGCCCACTGGCAATGCCGGCACCAACGCTACCCGGCCCTTCACGGCGCGCCGCGCCCTGCAGTTCCGCCGCGACAGTATGTATGTAAACATCCACACGGCGGCCAACCCCGGCGGCGAAATTCGCGGCCAGGTGTTCCGTGGCGCCAAAGACCTGAGTATTGTGCTGGCTACGCAGCCCGCCGCGCTGGTTGCTGAGAGCTTCGCGGCCTATCCCAACCCCGTTCGCGACGCGCTGACGGTGACGTTTGAGGCCCGTCGCGCCAACAGCGGCACCCTGCAGATCCAGGATTTGCTGGGCCGCACGGTCGCCACGCAGGCCATTGCCGTTCGGGCGGGCGCCAACCGCCAGACGCTGCTGCTGCCCGGAGTAGCGCCGGGCGTGTATCTGCTCACGGTAGAGTCGGAGGGAAGCCGTATGGTAAGCCGGATTGTAAAAGAGTAG